The Danio aesculapii chromosome 7, fDanAes4.1, whole genome shotgun sequence DNA window ACCCCCTCCCCCCTTCCCTTTTTAATGAGTACCCCAGTAATTTTCCTTCTCTTTCATCTTTTCAAGCTAAGACTTCAAAAATGTCTGTTTATCATGCCTATTGCAGATGACTTATATGGTCAGCTAACACACCCTTTTTTTCTCGAGAAAGGGTTCCATTAGGTCATGGTCTTACTATTCGTTTTGCAGAATACCCAACATGGCAGAAAGCACAGACATGGACCAGCTTCTCAACTCCTTCAAAAAATTCGCTGTTCATGGTGACACCAAAGCCACTGGCAAGGAGCTGAATGGGAAAAACTGGGCTAAACTGTGCAAAGATTGCAAAGTCATTGATGGCAAGAATGTCACCAGCACTGATGTAGATATCGTCTTCACAAAAGTCAAGTGagttctgcattttttttttcaaatatttattattgtgcaAATAAAATACCCAgctggcacacaacatcataatgTTGTCATAATCACATTaatatcataatcataatcacattaatattaggttagcttttggttgtgacgtcaggtgaccaaaatcctAAGtaaagccaacatcttaaactagcgttatattgacatcaaatactggaatttattcatcaggtatggcaaccaaaatccaacatctaataaACGTCATATAGTTGTAACATCCATACAACGtctagctgtaacatcattagacgttgacatttggttaattttaggttggactGATGGTCAGACATTGGGTTctaattaggcctgtcacaataatcaatatatcgacttctCGTACAACACATGGGCATGACCTCAAACATTTttggtgatatatatatatatatatatagttgaagacagaattattagcccccctgtattattagcccccctgtttattttttcctccaatttctgtttaatggagagaagatttcttctatacatttctaaacattatagtttaataactcatttctaataactgatttattttatctttgacatgatgacagtaaataatatttgactagatatttttcaagacacttcaatacagcttaaagtgacatttaaaggcttaactaggttaattaggttaactaggcaggttagggtaattaggcaagttattgtataatgatggtttattctgtggagaaaaaaaagtaaaaaaaatagcttaaaggggctaataattttgaccataaatggtttttaaaaaattaaaagctgcttttattcttgcggaaataaaacaaataagactttctctagaagaaaaaaatattatcagacatactgtgaaaatatcctgaatctgttgaacatcatttgggaaatatttaaaaaagaaaagaaaaaaaaaaaatcaaaggggggctaataattctgacttcaactatatatatatatatatatatatatatatatatatatatatatatatatatatatatatatatatatatatatatatatatatatatatatcatccatacagaaaaccaattctagcaacattttagctgattgtgcaacatctctatgcCTATTGGAGgtgtgtctgacaactgaaagtagatctggtagcagatatcgcagcctctgttacttttttggtaacatttattattgttcatttgtttaggATATATGTTTTCACATTGCCtaattccaatgcctaattattaaattgttaaatgactatatttaaatgaaatattcttaaaaataaaatattatgtgttctttggaagagtctACTtgtattgtgatgatattataatattctggtattatataatgagtggcataaaatggtcttaaaatgacaataatgacgtttatcacaatatattttggtgcaatatatcgtacaataaAATATAGATCACGTGACAGGCCTAGTTCTGATATCAACACAATTTttctttccaaacaaaatgcaacgtccccacgatgttgcagtacaacgtcaatctgacagcatgttgacgtcctgtgcctgctgggtaaacaTAAAATGTAGATATGATTTTCTAAATtactatataataaatgtaaatatatatatataactacacTGTATTGGAAATGTACACAAGATATTGAAAATCCCCATTTATCTTATGATTCAGAGCAAAGACATCTCGAGTCATAACATATGAGGAGTTCCAGAAAGCTCTAGAAGAACTGGCCCCAAAGAGGTTCAAAGGTCAAAGCAAAGAAGAAGCACTGGACTCTATATATAAGCTAATTGAGGGCAAAGAACCCACCAACATTGGTGTAACGGTAAGGGTCCACTTTTGGAACTTTTTTAAGAGTGTAAATGACATTAAGAAATGAGTGGAAGCAAATCAGCAAGCTAGAATGATTTATGGCAGATTATGGCATcatgctgaaaattcagttttaaaataatgaaattgaaagtttttaattaattttacactgaaacatGTTTTgcttttctcaaaataaattGAATGCCATCTTTAAAATTCTCAAATGTTGGTTTGCCATTTTATCCAATATCACTGCACATTGGTATATTATTATCCCACTAGATTGCCACATAGTTTATTCCCTGTAAGTCACTATATTTGTACATAAATATGAAAGGGGATTTCACAAATATCTAAATGCAAGACAAACTGAGCAATATCATGCCTTGAGAATGTTCTTAAATCACAACATGTCTCCTGTATCTCAAAGATAATCCAACTCATTTGTAGTTGCAGAGCATTAAATGAACTCAATGGGGTGTGTCAAATTAGTGATATATCTAAAATAAGCTGTGTTAGTACTGGTAAGTCTCCAAGAAAAACATTGAGAAACACTATTAAGGTACTGCTACCGATTCATAAGTGGGCTCAACACTAGAGGGCAGTGACAAATTAAACAACAATAAATCAAACCTGGCAACAACTTAAAAGTTGAAAAGGAGTTGCAGGGATATGGGATGTGGCAGTCACGGTTCAGGGAGGAATCGGCTAGTGCAGACTGAAAGAGTGGGAACAGTCAAATTTTACATGTATGAAAtagtttattagaattttttttgcaaaaacagaCTACCACTTTTTTGTATGCAcgattatttttgtatatattatatatattatgaatatatacacaGCCCTTGGCATAGATACAAATTGTAGTCTGGTACTGATCACAAGTTTTATGATGATAATCGTAGTCAGTTGCTGCATATTTTTGGATGTAATCTttctacttttggattacttttcaCATTACCTGCAAGTCCCCAAACTCAGAAACATGGCTACAAATGTAACATGGAAATCTGTAACTAGTAGACCGGTGtaacaaatgctgggttatttcaactcaaATCACTGCAAACTCAAGTATTATGTTAAAGCTGGGTTCAcaacatatttaaacaatttagCCTATGGTTGCATTCGTCCGTATTTTACTcaaatttgggttgaaacaacccagcaaaCTCAAATCAATGCAAACACAAGTATTATGTTAAAGTTGGGTTCAcaatatatttaaacaatttaacatATGGTtgcatttgtccatattttactcaaatttgggttgaaacaacccagcaaaAAAAtgttagaagtaaaaaaaaagaagagaaattcaaaatgaaaaatattttaactaaTCTGAAATGggaggcatggtggctcagtggttagcacagacTGGgcgttgctgtgtggagtttgcatgttctccccttgtttgcatgggtttcctccggtttcccccacagtccaatgacgtgctataggtgaattgaataaactaaattagctgtagtgtatgagtgtgagagtatatgggagtttcccagtactgggttgcagctgaaagggcatccgctgtgtaaaacataagctagataaattggcggttcattccgctggcgacccctgatgaataaagccgaaggaaatgaatgaataatctgaaatctgatttttaaaatgtgattatgtAATCTAGATTACCTGTACTGTGTGGTGTATACTGTATAGTTCTCTAACTTTGACCTGAACAGAATTCACTATCTTAATATATTGCTGTTTCTTTGTTCAATCATCATAGAAAGTGGCAAAAACTGCCGCTGTGGACAGACTAACCGACACATCAAAATATACGGGCTCACACAAGGAGCGCTTTGATGAGACCGGAAAAGGCAAAGGTAAAGGTGGCCGAGAGGAAATAGTGGAGCACACGGGTTATGTAGGAGCATACAAGAACGCCGGGACGTACGACGAGAAGACAAAGGCCAAGTAAAGTCTCCATGTCTGAACTCCATCTTGATCAGCACTTAGGT harbors:
- the tppp3 gene encoding tubulin polymerization-promoting protein family member 3 is translated as MAESTDMDQLLNSFKKFAVHGDTKATGKELNGKNWAKLCKDCKVIDGKNVTSTDVDIVFTKVKAKTSRVITYEEFQKALEELAPKRFKGQSKEEALDSIYKLIEGKEPTNIGVTKVAKTAAVDRLTDTSKYTGSHKERFDETGKGKGKGGREEIVEHTGYVGAYKNAGTYDEKTKAK